In a genomic window of Allomeiothermus silvanus DSM 9946:
- a CDS encoding UDP-glucose dehydrogenase family protein gives MKVAVIGTGYVGITTGVTLAYVGHHVTCVDVNPAKLASLKAGKAPIYEPGLEELLSLAAERLAFTDSYAEAVPEADVIFIAVGTPPLPDGNPDLQYLQAAAAGIGEHIGEGFTVVVNKSTVPIGSGNWVDALIHEAFATRQGKLFQEHLAVASNPEFLREGSAIHDSLYPDRMVVGAEDQRALEVLYTLYRPILEQTFTPPSFIPRPEGLQAVPFIATDLTSAELIKYSANAFLALKISFINEIAALAERVGADVTQIAKGIGLDARIGTRFLQAGIGWGGSCFGKDTAALIATAQDYGLSMPIVAAAREVNYRQRERIVEKLLAELKILKGRTIGLLGLAFKPNTDDLRDAPALDIAHRLIERGVRVRVHDPVAMEKARREHPHLALHYCETPEEVAEEADALVLVTEWAMYRELPWEEMARRMRRAVLVDGRNFLDRAQMAALGFRYVGIGLNPLEPPRLAAKEAPRAVRVEG, from the coding sequence ATGAAAGTAGCGGTTATTGGGACGGGATACGTAGGGATCACCACCGGGGTGACGCTGGCGTATGTGGGGCATCACGTCACCTGTGTGGACGTCAACCCGGCCAAACTGGCCTCCCTCAAAGCAGGGAAGGCCCCCATCTACGAGCCGGGGCTCGAGGAGCTTTTGTCCCTGGCCGCCGAGCGCCTGGCTTTCACCGACAGCTACGCCGAAGCTGTTCCCGAAGCCGACGTGATCTTTATCGCGGTGGGTACTCCGCCCCTTCCCGACGGCAACCCCGACCTCCAATATCTTCAAGCTGCTGCAGCGGGGATTGGCGAGCATATAGGTGAGGGCTTCACTGTAGTGGTTAACAAATCCACCGTGCCTATCGGTAGCGGAAACTGGGTGGACGCTTTGATCCACGAGGCCTTTGCTACTAGGCAGGGCAAGCTCTTCCAGGAACATCTGGCGGTGGCTTCCAACCCCGAGTTCTTGCGTGAAGGCTCGGCCATCCACGATAGCCTCTACCCCGACCGGATGGTAGTCGGAGCGGAGGATCAGCGCGCGCTCGAGGTGCTCTACACCCTCTACCGCCCCATCCTCGAGCAGACCTTTACCCCCCCCTCGTTCATCCCCCGTCCCGAGGGGCTGCAGGCGGTGCCCTTCATCGCCACCGACCTTACCTCGGCGGAGCTGATCAAGTATTCGGCCAATGCTTTCTTGGCCCTCAAGATCAGCTTTATCAACGAGATCGCGGCCTTGGCCGAGCGGGTGGGGGCCGACGTGACCCAGATCGCCAAGGGTATCGGCCTCGATGCCCGCATCGGCACCCGGTTTCTCCAGGCGGGCATCGGCTGGGGTGGGAGCTGCTTCGGCAAGGACACCGCTGCCCTCATCGCCACTGCCCAGGATTACGGCCTCTCCATGCCCATCGTGGCGGCGGCTCGCGAGGTCAACTACCGCCAGCGCGAGCGGATCGTGGAGAAGCTATTGGCCGAGTTGAAGATCCTCAAAGGCCGCACCATCGGCCTCTTGGGGTTGGCCTTCAAACCCAACACCGACGACCTGCGTGATGCTCCGGCTTTGGATATCGCCCATAGGCTCATCGAGCGGGGGGTGCGGGTGCGCGTGCACGATCCAGTGGCGATGGAAAAGGCCCGCCGCGAGCACCCCCACCTGGCCCTCCATTACTGCGAGACCCCTGAGGAGGTGGCCGAGGAGGCCGATGCCTTGGTGTTGGTGACGGAATGGGCCATGTACCGCGAACTGCCTTGGGAGGAGATGGCCCGCCGGATGCGCCGGGCGGTGTTGGTGGATGGCCGTAACTTTCTGGACCGCGCGCAGATGGCTGCTCTTGGCTTCCGCTACGTGGGGATTGGCTTGAACCCGCTCGAGCCTCCCCGCCTCGCGGCGAAAGAAGCGCCACGAGCCGTGCGGGTAGAGGGGTAG
- the rfbB gene encoding dTDP-glucose 4,6-dehydratase yields MVTGGAGFIGSNYVYYALEAHPEWEMVVFDKLTYAGNLENLQPVRSRIEFVQGDIADPEAVRKALAGVDAVVNFAAESHVDRSLLDPRPFVKTNVEGTLVLLEEARRAGVRRFLHVSTDEVYGDLAGTLHHSLEADPMRPRSPYAASKAAAEHLVYSYGISYGLDVVVTRGSNTYGPYQYPEKIIPLFITNALEDKPLPLYGDGSALRDYMHAYDHASGIDLVLHRGSAGEAYNLGAREQVPGTQVAERVLELLGKPPTLIKFVEDRPGHDYRYSVDPSKAEALGWVRRYTFEEGLAKTVQWYVDNRGWWMRLRQKRDHQELMQRWYASR; encoded by the coding sequence ATGGTGACGGGAGGGGCCGGGTTTATCGGTTCCAATTACGTGTATTACGCGCTCGAGGCCCACCCCGAGTGGGAGATGGTGGTCTTCGACAAGCTCACCTACGCGGGCAACCTGGAGAACCTCCAGCCGGTGCGTTCGCGCATCGAGTTCGTACAGGGCGATATCGCCGACCCCGAGGCCGTCCGCAAGGCCCTCGCGGGGGTGGATGCGGTCGTGAACTTCGCCGCCGAGAGCCACGTAGACCGCTCGCTTTTAGACCCCCGACCCTTCGTTAAAACCAACGTAGAGGGAACCCTGGTGCTTCTGGAGGAGGCCCGCAGGGCCGGGGTCCGCCGTTTCCTGCACGTCTCCACCGACGAGGTGTATGGCGATCTCGCGGGCACCCTCCACCACTCCCTCGAGGCCGACCCTATGCGCCCCAGAAGCCCCTACGCGGCCAGCAAGGCCGCTGCTGAGCACCTGGTGTATAGCTATGGGATCAGCTACGGCCTGGACGTGGTGGTGACGCGGGGCTCCAACACCTATGGCCCCTACCAGTACCCCGAGAAGATCATCCCGCTCTTCATCACCAACGCCCTCGAGGACAAACCCCTGCCCCTCTACGGCGACGGCTCGGCGCTGCGCGACTACATGCACGCCTACGATCACGCCAGCGGTATCGACCTGGTGCTGCACCGGGGAAGTGCGGGCGAGGCCTACAACCTGGGGGCCCGCGAGCAGGTGCCCGGTACTCAGGTGGCCGAGCGGGTGCTCGAGCTGTTGGGCAAGCCACCTACGCTGATCAAATTCGTAGAGGACCGCCCCGGCCACGACTACCGCTACTCGGTGGACCCTTCCAAGGCCGAGGCGCTGGGCTGGGTGCGCCGCTACACTTTCGAGGAGGGCCTGGCCAAGACGGTGCAGTGGTACGTAGACAACCGAGGGTGGTGGATGCGGCTACGACAGAAGCGCGACCACCAAGAGCTGATGCAGCGCTGGTATGCCAGCCGTTAG
- a CDS encoding NAD-dependent epimerase/dehydratase family protein, translating to MRILLTGAAGFVGSHLAERLLREGHKVLGVDNFCTGQRQNLEYLTPFAGFSFLEADAARPLEVAGAFDWVMHFASPASPPRYLKMPLETMRVNAEGTRHLLELALARKAAFFLASTSEVYGDPLVHPQPETYWGNVNPIGPRSVYDEAKRYAETLTLAYHRTYGVPVRIIRIFNSVLADEYLFFFNDGQAHLETAETYAERVGLAPEVPREVLVPSFDPEDLRVELKRATYFIGHPVQQEAYEVRLRYGRTVKVTGDHSLFVRGPDGKPVAKPVRELRPGDYVAVPARLAVLEQDLEVLNLAQSFASLDGSPEWLWRWAVRHPTFSGRIEAERERLHEIALNQGRFRGPNARNSATCATKQWMRQGLVPLAVLQALGWEVPEGAEFGLYGDSNVWLPNWVRVTEDLLWLFGLYLAEGGAYGAKRRYFISLSSDDAFVRKAREILETYFRAKVGYIPPSPRRAPGLYLHSRALYVLFTQVLGLQKRIPSWVLQLPLSRLKYFLEGYRCGDGTHSGKKLGNELVFDTASEEIAYGLVYLLLRFGIVASMGRYESWVGRKKTAAKRYPFYRVTVCALDNFDLLSWDQGVCQKLNARREGDIVWSTVKEVRPCLVTATVYDFSVPEAENFVAGNGVFCHNTYGPRMDPEDGRVVTNFIAQALRGEPLTVYGDGSQTRSFQYVDDLVEGIARLMAVDYPEPVNLGNPEEYTMLELARLVQELVGTSLPIVHEPLPQDDPKQRRPDITLARELLGWEPKVPVREGLLRTIAYFKEERL from the coding sequence ATGCGCATCCTGCTCACCGGAGCCGCAGGCTTCGTCGGCAGCCACCTGGCCGAACGCCTCCTTAGGGAAGGGCACAAGGTCTTGGGGGTAGACAACTTCTGTACCGGGCAGCGGCAAAACCTCGAGTACCTCACCCCCTTTGCCGGCTTCAGCTTCCTCGAGGCCGATGCTGCGAGGCCGCTCGAGGTCGCGGGAGCCTTCGACTGGGTGATGCACTTTGCCTCCCCGGCCTCCCCTCCCCGCTACCTGAAGATGCCCCTCGAGACTATGCGGGTAAACGCCGAGGGTACCCGGCACCTCTTGGAGCTGGCTTTAGCCCGCAAAGCCGCTTTTTTCCTGGCCTCGACCAGCGAGGTCTACGGCGACCCCCTGGTGCACCCCCAGCCCGAGACCTACTGGGGCAATGTCAACCCCATTGGCCCCCGCTCGGTCTACGACGAGGCCAAGCGCTACGCCGAGACCCTGACCCTGGCCTATCACCGCACCTACGGGGTGCCGGTGCGGATCATCCGCATCTTCAACAGTGTCCTTGCGGACGAGTACCTCTTTTTCTTTAACGACGGGCAAGCTCACCTGGAAACGGCCGAAACCTATGCCGAGCGGGTAGGCTTGGCCCCAGAGGTTCCTAGGGAAGTCCTGGTTCCCAGCTTTGATCCGGAGGACCTTCGGGTAGAGCTTAAACGGGCTACTTACTTCATCGGGCACCCAGTTCAGCAGGAAGCCTATGAGGTTCGCCTCCGCTACGGCCGTACCGTCAAGGTAACGGGGGACCACAGCCTCTTTGTTCGGGGGCCCGATGGCAAGCCTGTGGCTAAGCCCGTTCGGGAGCTGAGGCCGGGAGATTACGTAGCCGTGCCCGCCCGCCTAGCGGTCTTGGAGCAGGACCTCGAGGTCTTGAACCTTGCCCAGAGCTTCGCTTCCTTGGATGGCTCTCCCGAGTGGCTGTGGCGCTGGGCGGTACGCCACCCCACCTTCTCCGGACGCATCGAGGCGGAACGGGAGCGCCTTCATGAGATAGCCCTAAATCAAGGACGCTTCCGGGGACCCAACGCCCGCAACTCTGCCACCTGTGCCACGAAGCAGTGGATGCGTCAAGGGCTTGTTCCCCTCGCCGTGCTTCAGGCCTTGGGCTGGGAAGTGCCCGAGGGGGCGGAGTTCGGCCTCTACGGAGACTCCAACGTCTGGTTGCCCAACTGGGTGCGGGTAACGGAGGACCTCCTATGGCTTTTCGGCCTGTACCTAGCCGAGGGCGGAGCGTATGGGGCGAAGCGCAGGTACTTCATCAGCCTATCTTCCGATGATGCGTTTGTTCGTAAGGCTAGGGAAATCCTTGAAACCTATTTCAGGGCAAAGGTGGGGTACATCCCGCCTAGCCCCCGCCGCGCCCCCGGGCTCTATCTCCACTCTAGGGCCCTTTACGTCCTCTTCACCCAAGTTTTGGGGCTGCAAAAGCGGATTCCTTCCTGGGTGCTTCAGCTTCCCCTCTCTCGTCTAAAATACTTTTTGGAAGGTTACCGTTGTGGGGATGGCACCCATAGCGGCAAGAAGCTCGGCAACGAGCTCGTATTTGACACGGCTTCGGAGGAGATCGCTTATGGACTCGTCTACCTTCTCCTCCGCTTTGGCATCGTGGCCAGCATGGGGCGCTACGAGTCTTGGGTAGGCAGAAAGAAAACCGCCGCTAAGCGCTATCCTTTTTACCGGGTGACGGTGTGTGCTCTGGACAACTTTGATCTCCTCTCTTGGGACCAGGGCGTATGTCAAAAGCTCAACGCCCGACGGGAAGGGGATATCGTCTGGAGCACGGTCAAGGAGGTCAGGCCCTGTCTTGTCACAGCTACGGTCTACGACTTTTCTGTACCGGAAGCAGAAAACTTCGTCGCAGGAAATGGCGTCTTCTGCCACAACACCTACGGCCCGCGCATGGACCCTGAGGACGGGCGGGTGGTCACCAACTTCATCGCCCAGGCCCTGCGGGGCGAGCCGCTCACGGTCTATGGCGACGGTTCCCAGACCCGCAGTTTTCAGTATGTGGATGACCTGGTAGAGGGCATCGCGCGGCTGATGGCGGTGGATTACCCCGAGCCGGTCAACTTGGGAAACCCGGAGGAATACACCATGCTCGAGCTGGCCCGGCTGGTGCAGGAGCTGGTGGGGACTAGCTTGCCCATTGTGCACGAGCCGCTCCCCCAGGACGACCCCAAGCAGCGCCGTCCGGACATCACCCTGGCCCGCGAGCTTTTGGGCTGGGAGCCCAAGGTTCCGGTAAGGGAGGGCTTGCTGCGCACCATCGCCTATTTCAAAGAGGAGCGCTTATGA
- a CDS encoding HEPN domain-containing protein, with protein MNRALDWLRQAEHDLEPADIAARAGRHEWSCFAAQQAAEKSVKALHLHLGQEAWGHLVARLLAELPLAVPPLLIEKARSLDALYIPTRYPDAYPEGAPAEHYGSLQSREALAYAGEIFAFVHAQMAPPG; from the coding sequence ATGAACCGCGCCCTTGACTGGCTACGCCAGGCCGAGCATGACCTCGAGCCGGCGGACATTGCTGCGCGGGCCGGTCGGCATGAGTGGTCCTGTTTCGCTGCGCAGCAGGCCGCAGAAAAATCGGTTAAGGCGCTGCACCTGCATCTGGGTCAGGAGGCTTGGGGGCATCTGGTGGCTCGGCTGTTGGCGGAGCTTCCCCTTGCAGTGCCTCCGCTGCTCATCGAAAAAGCCCGCTCTCTGGATGCGCTCTATATTCCCACTCGCTACCCGGACGCCTATCCGGAGGGCGCTCCCGCCGAGCACTATGGTTCTTTGCAAAGTAGGGAGGCTCTGGCGTATGCCGGTGAGATCTTTGCGTTCGTCCACGCTCAGATGGCCCCGCCGGGATGA
- a CDS encoding dTDP-4-dehydrorhamnose 3,5-epimerase family protein, with the protein MMLDPDVLAALSIQRYDPQPEIAGVLHQPLRKHRALEGAFMEHLRLEGGQVEGLPVGFEVRQISVSWAVPGRINAFHLHPKRVQDELWCVIAGELKVWLVDVRKDSPTRGNKRAYLLSGEAPALLYIPSGVAHGYRAGARGATLLYAMNSQFDPRDPNEGRLPWDYFGAELWEEDRG; encoded by the coding sequence ATGATGCTCGATCCTGACGTGTTAGCTGCGCTCAGCATCCAACGCTACGATCCCCAGCCCGAGATCGCCGGGGTGCTGCACCAGCCCCTGCGCAAACACCGCGCGCTCGAGGGGGCTTTCATGGAACACCTGCGGCTGGAGGGGGGCCAGGTAGAAGGCCTGCCGGTGGGCTTTGAGGTGCGGCAGATCTCGGTCTCCTGGGCGGTGCCGGGGCGGATCAACGCTTTTCATCTGCACCCCAAGCGGGTACAGGACGAGCTATGGTGCGTGATCGCAGGCGAACTCAAGGTGTGGCTGGTGGACGTGCGCAAGGATTCTCCTACGCGGGGAAACAAACGCGCCTACCTGCTCTCCGGGGAAGCCCCGGCGCTTCTCTATATCCCCAGCGGGGTGGCCCACGGTTACCGCGCCGGAGCCCGCGGTGCGACCCTGCTCTACGCCATGAACAGCCAGTTCGACCCCCGAGACCCCAACGAGGGCCGTCTGCCCTGGGATTATTTCGGTGCTGAACTATGGGAGGAAGACCGTGGCTAG
- a CDS encoding nucleotidyltransferase domain-containing protein, whose protein sequence is MPVRSLRSSTLRWPRRDEVFSALETWVSTLEVPGLLAVGVFGSYARGDYGVGSDLDLLIVLNSCAIPFERRMALLPLESLPVPAEALVYTLEEWCALPRRSPRLAKTLEREVVWIWGRAGFC, encoded by the coding sequence ATGCCGGTGAGATCTTTGCGTTCGTCCACGCTCAGATGGCCCCGCCGGGATGAGGTGTTTTCGGCCTTAGAGACCTGGGTGAGCACCCTGGAAGTCCCCGGTCTTTTGGCGGTAGGGGTGTTTGGCTCCTATGCCCGGGGGGATTACGGGGTGGGCAGCGACCTCGATCTGCTGATTGTTCTAAACTCCTGCGCCATTCCCTTTGAGCGGCGCATGGCCCTGCTTCCCTTGGAAAGCCTGCCGGTGCCTGCCGAGGCGCTGGTCTACACCCTGGAAGAGTGGTGTGCGTTGCCCCGGCGGAGCCCTCGCCTAGCCAAGACCCTCGAGCGCGAGGTGGTCTGGATATGGGGGCGGGCAGGCTTCTGCTAG
- a CDS encoding NAD-dependent epimerase/dehydratase family protein: MSMRVFGTDYPTPDGTAIRDYIHVADLAQAHVRALEYLWEGGASDVFNLGTGTGHSVRQVIGMVEQVGGHEVPFV; the protein is encoded by the coding sequence ATGAGCATGCGGGTCTTCGGTACCGACTATCCCACCCCCGATGGCACGGCGATCCGCGACTACATTCACGTGGCCGATCTGGCCCAGGCCCATGTGCGGGCGCTGGAATACTTGTGGGAGGGCGGTGCGTCCGATGTCTTTAACCTGGGTACCGGTACCGGCCACAGTGTGCGCCAGGTGATCGGGATGGTGGAGCAGGTTGGGGGGCACGAGGTGCCTTTCGTGTAG